The Buteo buteo chromosome 3, bButBut1.hap1.1, whole genome shotgun sequence genome has a window encoding:
- the TYMS gene encoding thymidylate synthase: MPAEGELRRAAAAGPENDEPQYLRQVQHILQHGHRKQDRTGTGTISVFGMQARYSLRDQFPLLTTKRVFWKGVLEELLWFIKGSTNAKELSAKGVKIWDANGSREFLDKQGFSTREEGDLGPVYGFQWRHFGAEYKDMHTDYSNQGVDQLQKVIEMIKTNPDDRRIIMCAWNPKDISLMALPPCHALCQFYVLNGELSCQLYQRSGDMGLGVPFNIASYSLLTYMIAHVTGLKPGEFIHTLGDAHIYLNHVEPLKVQLQREPRPFPKLRILRKVEDISDFKAEDFHIEDYNPHPPIKMEMAV, from the exons ATGCCTGCCGAGGGGGAGCTGCGcagggcggcggccgccggcccgGAGAACGACGAGCCGCAGTACCTGCGGCAGGTCCAGCACATCCTGCAGCACGGCCACCGGAAGCAGGAccgcaccggcaccggcaccatCTCCGTCTTCGGCATGCAGGCGCGGTACAGCCTGAGAG ATCAGTTTCCACTGCTAACAACGAAGAGGGTATTCTGGAAAGGagtgctggaggagctgctgtggtTCATCAAG GGTTCTACGAATGCCAAAGAGCTCTCTGCAAAAGGTGTGAAGATTTGGGATGCTAATGGATCACGTGAGTTCCTGGATAAGCAGGGTTTCAGCACCAGAGAGGAGGGGGATTTGGGACCAGTTTATGGTTTCCAGTGGAGGCACTTTGGAGCAGAATACAAAGATATGCACACAG ATTACTCCAACCAAGGAGTTGATCAGTTGCAAAAAGTGATTGAAATGATCAAAACCAATCCAGATGACAGAAGAATCATTATGTGTGCTTGGAATCCCAAAG ATATTTCTCTGATGGCTCTGCCTCCATGCCATGCCCTTTGCCAATTCTATGTTCTAAATGGTGAATTGTCTTGCCAACTCTATCAGAGGTCTGGAGATATGGGACTAGGAGTGCCTTTCAATATTGCCAGCTATTCACTGCTCACTTACATGATTGCCCATGTCACAGGGCTAAAG cctggagagttCATACACACGTTAGGAGATGCTCACATATATCTGAATCATGTGGAACCTCTAAAAGTTCAA cttcagagGGAGCCAAGACCTTTCCCCAAACTCAGAATTCTACGTAAAGTTGAAGACATCAGTGACTTTAAAGCAGAAGACTTTCATATTGAAGATTATAATCCTCATCCACCTATTAAAATGGAGATGGCTGTTTAA